In Sphingopyxis sp. 113P3, one DNA window encodes the following:
- a CDS encoding alpha/beta fold hydrolase yields the protein MTSEQTNANGLSITYEDKGPRDAPVILLVMGLGGQLTLWPDEFVDALNVHGFRTIRYDNRDVGLSTRFEAAGVPNLKWMFVKAALGLPVRPAYTLADMAADAVALLDGLGVQRAHIVGASMGGMIAQHIAARYPARVLSLTSIMSTTGNRRLPRARKEAMRVLANRPMGGDPEEMIAYSVRAAQVIGSPGYPPDEARLQRQVRADYERGFYPQGVARQMAAIIADGDRRPMLRTIRTPTLVIHGEDDPLVPLAGGRDTAASIAGSRLMTVPGMGHDLPLALVDTLTDAIAKHAKEALVAA from the coding sequence ATGACGAGCGAGCAGACGAACGCCAACGGCCTTTCGATCACCTATGAAGACAAGGGACCGCGCGACGCGCCGGTGATCCTGCTGGTGATGGGGCTTGGCGGGCAATTGACCCTCTGGCCGGACGAATTCGTCGATGCGCTGAACGTGCACGGGTTCCGGACCATTCGCTATGACAATCGCGACGTCGGCCTGTCGACGCGCTTTGAGGCGGCGGGAGTGCCGAACCTCAAATGGATGTTCGTCAAGGCGGCGCTGGGTCTGCCGGTACGCCCGGCCTATACGCTCGCCGACATGGCTGCCGACGCTGTGGCGCTGCTCGACGGGCTCGGTGTCCAGCGCGCGCATATTGTCGGGGCATCGATGGGCGGCATGATCGCCCAGCATATCGCGGCGCGCTATCCCGCGCGCGTGCTCTCACTCACCTCGATCATGTCGACGACGGGCAATCGCCGCCTGCCACGCGCCCGAAAGGAAGCGATGCGGGTGCTTGCGAACCGGCCGATGGGCGGTGACCCCGAGGAGATGATCGCCTATTCGGTCCGTGCGGCGCAGGTGATCGGTAGCCCCGGCTATCCGCCCGATGAAGCGCGGCTGCAGCGCCAGGTACGCGCCGACTATGAGCGCGGCTTTTACCCCCAGGGCGTCGCGCGCCAGATGGCAGCGATCATTGCCGACGGCGACCGGCGCCCGATGCTGAGGACGATCAGGACACCAACGCTCGTCATCCACGGTGAAGATGATCCGCTCGTGCCGCTCGCTGGCGGGCGCGACACCGCTGCCAGTATCGCCGGTTCGCGCCTGATGACGGTTCCGGGAATGGGGCACGATCTGCCGCTTGCCCTCGTCGACACGTTGACGGACGCGATCGCGAAGCATGCGAAGGAGGCTCTCGTCGCCGCCTGA
- the sppA gene encoding signal peptide peptidase SppA yields MTDSTATPPHGSQGPWAIPVRRPLPGDDAPKSTTSFPRKVWHLLVAIKDGLALVFLLMFFALLFGLLSSRPNAALPVREGALLLELDGIVTEQPAEIDPFAALSGGQDFKEYRVRDIVHALETAAEDKRVTSVVLDLDRFLGGGQVSLAEIGTAIDKVRAKKKPVLAFATAYTTDSYQIASHASEIWSDPIGGVAIAGPGGSHLYYKGLMDRLGITAHIYRVGTFKSAVEPFLRTDQSPEAKEADLAYASVLWDKWRSDVKKARPAAKIDVFIADTPGRVKAAGNDLSKASLDAGLVDRVGSRMAFQRRVAEISGVYDDSRPWEYNAIPLDNWVAANPPGKKGAAIAVVPVIGEIVDGEASNGTAGGETIAQHVLDAATDEKVKAIVLRVDSPGGSVLASEEIRQALLAAKTRKKPIVVSMANVAASGGYWVATPADRIFAEPDTITGSIGVFGILPSFDQALAKIGITADGIATTPLSGQPDLLGGVNDAFNQLAQASVEDIYARFTGLVAKSRKQPVEKIEAIAEGRVWAGGTARQLGLVDQFGGLTDALAAAAKLAKVDGDYHAKYFEDEPSEFSRMLAGLFGAEQDEAATAPRGWFGIAAMRRQLTERRLAEDLALLTEAGSVQAACLDCRAYLPAVPRAQRPATSGFLAGLALLLK; encoded by the coding sequence ATGACCGACAGCACCGCCACACCGCCACATGGCTCTCAGGGCCCGTGGGCCATCCCCGTCCGCCGCCCACTGCCGGGAGACGACGCGCCCAAATCGACCACCAGTTTCCCGCGCAAGGTCTGGCATCTCCTCGTCGCAATCAAGGACGGGCTCGCGCTCGTCTTCCTCCTTATGTTCTTCGCGCTCCTCTTCGGCCTGCTCTCGAGCCGCCCCAACGCGGCGCTCCCGGTTCGCGAGGGCGCGCTGCTGCTTGAGCTCGACGGTATCGTTACCGAACAGCCGGCAGAAATCGACCCCTTTGCGGCGCTGTCCGGCGGTCAGGATTTCAAGGAATATCGTGTTCGCGACATCGTGCACGCACTCGAGACCGCCGCTGAGGACAAGCGGGTGACGTCGGTGGTGCTCGACCTCGACCGCTTTCTTGGCGGCGGCCAGGTCTCGCTTGCCGAAATTGGCACTGCGATCGACAAGGTACGCGCGAAGAAAAAGCCCGTGCTCGCCTTCGCCACTGCCTACACCACCGACAGCTATCAGATTGCCTCGCATGCCAGCGAAATCTGGTCGGACCCGATCGGCGGCGTCGCCATTGCGGGACCGGGGGGCTCGCACCTTTATTACAAGGGACTGATGGACCGGCTCGGCATCACCGCGCACATCTACCGCGTGGGCACCTTCAAGAGCGCCGTCGAACCCTTTCTGCGCACCGACCAGTCACCCGAGGCGAAAGAGGCCGACCTCGCCTACGCCTCGGTGCTGTGGGACAAATGGAGAAGTGACGTCAAAAAGGCGCGGCCAGCGGCGAAGATCGACGTCTTCATCGCCGACACCCCCGGCCGCGTCAAAGCCGCCGGGAATGACCTTTCGAAGGCGTCGCTCGACGCGGGACTGGTCGACAGGGTCGGCAGCCGAATGGCGTTCCAGAGGCGCGTCGCTGAAATCAGCGGCGTCTACGACGATAGCCGCCCTTGGGAGTATAATGCGATCCCGCTCGACAATTGGGTGGCTGCCAACCCGCCTGGAAAGAAGGGCGCCGCGATCGCAGTCGTCCCGGTGATCGGCGAAATCGTCGATGGCGAGGCCTCGAACGGCACGGCAGGCGGCGAGACGATTGCGCAGCATGTCCTCGACGCCGCGACCGACGAAAAGGTCAAGGCGATCGTCCTGCGTGTCGACTCCCCCGGAGGATCGGTGCTCGCTTCGGAAGAAATCCGTCAGGCGCTGCTCGCTGCGAAAACAAGGAAAAAGCCGATCGTCGTCTCGATGGCCAATGTCGCGGCATCGGGAGGCTATTGGGTGGCAACCCCTGCCGACCGCATTTTCGCCGAGCCGGACACGATCACCGGTTCGATCGGCGTTTTCGGCATCCTGCCGAGCTTTGACCAGGCACTCGCCAAGATCGGCATCACCGCTGACGGCATCGCGACGACGCCGCTGTCGGGTCAGCCGGATTTGCTCGGCGGCGTGAATGATGCGTTCAACCAGCTCGCGCAGGCCAGTGTCGAGGATATCTACGCGCGCTTCACCGGGCTCGTCGCCAAGAGCCGCAAGCAGCCAGTGGAGAAGATCGAGGCGATTGCCGAAGGCCGCGTGTGGGCGGGCGGCACCGCGCGCCAGCTCGGCCTCGTCGATCAGTTTGGCGGCCTCACCGACGCGCTCGCGGCCGCTGCGAAACTCGCCAAGGTCGACGGCGATTACCACGCCAAATATTTTGAAGACGAGCCCAGCGAATTTTCAAGGATGCTCGCGGGACTTTTCGGCGCTGAGCAGGATGAGGCGGCTACCGCACCGCGCGGCTGGTTCGGCATTGCGGCGATGAGGCGCCAGCTCACCGAGCGGCGGCTGGCTGAGGACCTCGCGCTGCTGACCGAGGCGGGGTCGGTGCAGGCCGCGTGCCTGGACTGCCGCGCCTACCTGCCCGCCGTCCCGCGCGCGCAAAGACCTGCGACAAGTGGCTTCCTGGCAGGGCTTGCGCTTCTGCTGAAATGA
- the proB gene encoding glutamate 5-kinase — MSLFPPASCPRLIVKIGSALLVDTDGTVRREWLAGIAADIAARAKAGQQVAVVSSGAIALGARRLGLAKGGRASLEDAQAAAATGQIALSQVWAEVLGAEGLTAAQMLVTLDDLEHRRRYLNAAATLDRLLSLGVVPVINENDSVATAEIRFGDNDRLAARVAQAAGACGVVLLSDIDGLYDRNPALEGARHIARVDRIDAAIEAMADTGSASGMGSGGMVSKIAAARIAGAAGANLAIASGRTPRPLSTDARHTLFVADKGASARKAWLAGGLTAKGRLWIDAGAVKALGGGASLLAAGVTGASGNFQRGDILDIADPEGRVVARGLSEYPAADVEAILGLGREAQEAALGYAPRSAVVHRDHLVLL, encoded by the coding sequence ATGAGCCTGTTCCCACCCGCCTCCTGCCCCCGCCTGATCGTCAAGATCGGATCTGCGCTGCTCGTCGACACAGACGGCACCGTGCGGCGCGAGTGGCTCGCAGGGATCGCTGCCGATATCGCGGCGCGGGCGAAGGCAGGCCAGCAGGTCGCGGTCGTCTCGTCGGGCGCTATCGCGCTCGGCGCGCGGCGGCTGGGGCTCGCCAAGGGCGGACGCGCCAGTCTCGAGGATGCGCAGGCCGCCGCGGCCACGGGTCAGATCGCGCTAAGCCAGGTCTGGGCCGAGGTGCTGGGCGCGGAGGGTCTGACCGCCGCGCAGATGCTCGTCACCCTCGACGATCTGGAACATCGCCGTCGCTATCTCAACGCTGCGGCGACGCTCGATCGGCTTCTCAGCCTGGGGGTCGTGCCAGTCATCAACGAGAATGACAGTGTGGCGACCGCCGAGATCCGCTTCGGCGACAACGACCGGCTCGCCGCGCGCGTCGCGCAGGCAGCGGGCGCGTGCGGGGTCGTCCTTCTCTCCGACATCGACGGGCTTTACGACCGCAACCCGGCGCTCGAGGGCGCCCGCCACATTGCGCGGGTCGACCGTATCGACGCTGCCATCGAGGCGATGGCGGACACAGGCTCTGCCTCGGGAATGGGCTCGGGCGGAATGGTGTCGAAGATTGCCGCAGCGCGGATCGCCGGCGCCGCGGGGGCGAATCTCGCCATCGCTTCGGGTCGGACCCCCCGGCCGCTGTCGACCGACGCGCGCCACACATTGTTCGTCGCGGATAAAGGCGCAAGCGCGCGCAAGGCGTGGCTAGCCGGCGGGCTGACCGCCAAGGGCCGGCTTTGGATCGACGCGGGGGCGGTGAAGGCGCTCGGCGGCGGGGCAAGCCTCCTCGCCGCGGGAGTGACGGGCGCGAGCGGAAACTTCCAGCGCGGCGACATTCTCGACATCGCGGACCCCGAGGGGCGCGTTGTCGCGCGCGGCCTCTCCGAATATCCCGCCGCCGACGTCGAGGCGATATTGGGGCTCGGCCGCGAGGCGCAGGAGGCGGCGCTCGGCTATGCTCCGCGCAGTGCCGTCGTCCACCGCGACCATCTGGTGCTCTTGTGA
- a CDS encoding TetR family transcriptional regulator produces the protein MSIAKKRLSPEESRSVALEAARQILIEMGPQAVTLKAVASRIDRTHANLLHHFGSAAGLQKALAAYLAETVCDTIAARMTASPPGERDVREIVDLAFDAFDSGGAGALATWMAATGNDDALDPIVAAIHRLIDGMAPDAHEKRLMHEDTLALVLMAMGDAQLGGTMAEALGLPRDTARALATELITGRIAAFWAEQGGKAEG, from the coding sequence GTGTCAATTGCAAAGAAGCGGCTCAGCCCGGAGGAAAGCCGGTCGGTCGCGCTCGAAGCGGCGCGGCAGATCCTGATCGAGATGGGGCCGCAGGCAGTGACGCTGAAGGCCGTCGCATCGCGCATCGACCGCACCCACGCCAATCTTCTCCACCATTTCGGCAGCGCGGCGGGCCTCCAGAAAGCGCTCGCGGCCTATCTTGCTGAAACGGTGTGCGACACGATCGCGGCTCGAATGACCGCCTCGCCGCCGGGCGAGCGCGACGTGCGCGAGATCGTCGACCTTGCCTTCGACGCCTTTGACAGCGGCGGCGCGGGTGCCCTTGCAACCTGGATGGCCGCAACCGGCAACGACGACGCGCTCGACCCGATTGTCGCCGCGATCCACCGATTGATCGATGGCATGGCGCCCGACGCGCACGAGAAGCGCCTGATGCACGAAGACACGCTCGCGCTCGTCCTGATGGCCATGGGCGATGCGCAGCTCGGCGGCACCATGGCCGAAGCCCTCGGCCTGCCGCGCGATACCGCCCGCGCGCTCGCGACCGAGCTGATCACCGGCCGCATCGCCGCCTTCTGGGCCGAGCAGGGCGGCAAGGCAGAGGGATAA
- a CDS encoding class I SAM-dependent methyltransferase — MAARIDEDRLNMFVGKMLGDLGGGMSVPTVRLGLRLGLFDALAGAPATASELALRAGSLHERYVREWALAQAANGYIDHDPASDRFSLSPEQAMVFANRDSPVYLAGAFDLIAAMIEAEPKVEECFRRGTGVRWGDHAGCLFCATGAFFRPGYVNNIVQNWIPALDGVEEKLRQGAKVADVGCGVGFSTLLMADAFPQSLFVGFDFHAPSIDEARRHAEGHGHEGRVRFEVAAAKDIAEEGFDLITMYDCLHDMGDPRGCAAHMRRILAPGGRWMIVEPIAGDTPAENMNPVGRLYYNASTMICVPTSLDQEVGEALGAQAGEARLSDIIRKGGFETVRRASEGPFNMVLEAR, encoded by the coding sequence ATGGCGGCAAGAATCGATGAAGACCGGCTCAACATGTTCGTCGGCAAGATGCTCGGCGATCTGGGCGGCGGAATGAGCGTGCCGACGGTGCGGCTGGGCTTGCGGCTCGGCCTGTTCGATGCGCTTGCGGGGGCGCCCGCGACGGCGTCCGAACTCGCGCTGCGCGCGGGCTCACTGCACGAGCGTTACGTCCGCGAATGGGCTCTTGCGCAGGCAGCGAACGGCTATATTGACCATGACCCGGCCTCGGACCGGTTCAGCCTGTCACCGGAGCAGGCGATGGTTTTCGCCAACCGCGACAGCCCCGTTTATCTCGCCGGCGCCTTCGACCTGATCGCCGCGATGATCGAGGCTGAACCCAAGGTTGAAGAATGTTTTCGCCGCGGCACCGGCGTGCGCTGGGGCGATCACGCAGGCTGCCTCTTCTGCGCAACCGGGGCCTTTTTTCGGCCAGGCTATGTCAACAATATCGTCCAGAACTGGATCCCGGCGCTCGATGGCGTCGAGGAGAAGCTGCGCCAGGGGGCGAAAGTCGCCGATGTCGGCTGCGGGGTCGGCTTCTCTACCCTGCTGATGGCCGACGCCTTTCCGCAAAGCTTGTTCGTCGGGTTCGATTTCCACGCGCCATCGATCGACGAAGCGCGGCGGCATGCGGAAGGCCATGGCCATGAAGGTCGCGTGCGATTCGAGGTTGCGGCAGCGAAGGATATTGCCGAGGAGGGCTTCGACCTCATCACCATGTATGACTGCCTGCACGATATGGGCGATCCTCGCGGCTGCGCGGCGCATATGCGGCGTATATTGGCTCCGGGAGGCCGCTGGATGATCGTCGAGCCGATCGCAGGCGACACACCCGCCGAGAATATGAACCCGGTCGGGCGCCTTTATTACAATGCGTCGACGATGATCTGCGTGCCCACCTCGCTCGACCAGGAGGTCGGCGAGGCGCTGGGGGCGCAGGCGGGTGAGGCTCGGCTATCGGACATTATCCGCAAGGGCGGCTTCGAGACGGTTCGGCGCGCGAGCGAAGGCCCGTTCAACATGGTGCTCGAGGCGCGGTGA
- the obgE gene encoding GTPase ObgE, with product MHFLDQAKIFIKSGDGGPGAVSFRREKYIEYGGPDGGNGGKGGDVIFEAVAGLNTLIDFRYTQHFKARRGSPGAGRDRTGAGGPDLVIQVPVGTQILADDEERSLLADLTREGERIVFLRGGDGGRGNASYKTSTNRAPRQHGPGWPGEEMWVWLRLKLLADAGLVGLPNAGKSTFINAVTNAQAKVGSYAFTTLRPQLGVVSHKGQEFVIADIPGLIEGAAEGAGVGDRFLGHIERCRVLLHLVDANDADVATSYRIVRDELEAYGADLVDKPVIVALNKIDTLDDELIAALSAELAAESGLPVMALSGASGAGVEAVLDKLLEAIGHPEPGEDEDEEAGGDWSPI from the coding sequence ATGCACTTCCTCGACCAAGCCAAGATTTTCATCAAGTCCGGCGACGGCGGTCCCGGCGCGGTTTCGTTTCGGCGCGAAAAATATATAGAATATGGCGGACCTGACGGCGGCAACGGCGGCAAGGGCGGCGACGTGATCTTCGAGGCGGTTGCCGGGCTCAACACGCTGATCGATTTTCGCTACACCCAGCACTTCAAGGCCAGGCGCGGCTCTCCCGGCGCCGGGCGCGACCGCACCGGCGCTGGCGGCCCCGATCTGGTCATCCAGGTGCCGGTCGGCACCCAGATCCTCGCCGACGATGAGGAACGCAGCCTGCTGGCCGATCTCACCAGGGAGGGTGAGCGCATCGTTTTCCTGCGTGGCGGGGACGGTGGGCGCGGCAATGCGAGCTACAAGACCAGCACCAACCGCGCGCCCCGCCAGCACGGCCCTGGGTGGCCAGGCGAGGAAATGTGGGTGTGGCTGCGACTGAAGCTGCTCGCCGACGCTGGACTTGTCGGGCTGCCCAATGCCGGCAAATCGACCTTCATCAATGCGGTGACCAATGCGCAGGCCAAGGTGGGATCCTATGCCTTTACCACGCTTCGCCCGCAGCTCGGCGTCGTCAGCCACAAGGGGCAGGAATTCGTGATCGCCGACATCCCGGGCCTGATCGAGGGCGCGGCCGAGGGGGCCGGCGTTGGCGACCGCTTCCTCGGTCATATCGAGCGCTGCCGCGTCTTGCTCCACCTTGTTGATGCAAACGATGCCGATGTCGCAACGAGCTATCGCATCGTCCGCGACGAGCTCGAGGCTTATGGCGCCGATCTTGTCGACAAGCCGGTCATCGTCGCGCTCAACAAGATCGACACGCTCGACGACGAGCTGATCGCGGCGCTTTCAGCCGAGCTCGCGGCTGAAAGCGGCCTTCCCGTCATGGCGCTCTCGGGCGCGAGCGGCGCGGGAGTCGAGGCAGTCCTCGACAAGCTGCTCGAAGCCATCGGTCACCCGGAACCGGGCGAGGACGAGGACGAGGAAGCGGGCGGCGACTGGTCGCCGATCTGA
- a CDS encoding NAD(P)H-binding protein: MTGATGFVGGATLNQAVAAGWRVRALTRRPQPKREGVTWIKGALDEPDSLADMAAGSDALLHVAGVVNVPTRAAFEAGNVVATGQVIDAARRAGITRFIHVSSLAAREPAISNYSWSKARAETIVRASGLDWTIVRPPAVFGPADTEMLDLFRMARRGVALLPPKGRMSAIYVEELARLLVALLADSDASIGATYEPDDGRPNGWSHRSFARAIGRAVGRGHVSTLAVPRMVLKAGGRLDTLVRRDRAKLTPDRARYIAHPDWVVAAGALPPPELWRPEIATSDALAETVRWYRREGWL; encoded by the coding sequence ATGACCGGCGCGACCGGCTTCGTCGGCGGCGCAACCTTGAACCAGGCCGTCGCGGCGGGCTGGCGCGTGCGCGCGCTCACGCGCCGCCCGCAGCCCAAACGCGAAGGGGTGACGTGGATCAAGGGTGCGCTGGACGAGCCCGACAGTCTCGCAGACATGGCGGCGGGCAGCGACGCGCTGCTCCACGTCGCGGGGGTCGTCAACGTGCCTACGCGCGCGGCATTCGAAGCCGGAAACGTGGTCGCGACGGGACAGGTCATCGACGCCGCGCGCCGTGCCGGCATCACGCGCTTCATCCATGTTTCCTCGCTTGCGGCGCGCGAACCCGCGATTTCCAATTATAGCTGGTCGAAAGCACGCGCCGAGACGATCGTTCGCGCGAGCGGACTCGACTGGACGATCGTGCGTCCGCCCGCGGTCTTCGGACCTGCTGACACCGAGATGCTCGACCTCTTTCGCATGGCCCGGCGCGGGGTGGCGCTGCTCCCGCCCAAGGGGCGCATGTCGGCGATCTATGTCGAGGAACTTGCGCGCCTCCTCGTTGCCCTTCTGGCCGACAGCGACGCGAGCATTGGTGCCACCTACGAGCCCGACGATGGCCGCCCGAACGGCTGGTCTCACCGCAGCTTTGCGCGCGCGATCGGCCGCGCTGTCGGACGCGGCCACGTCTCGACGCTCGCTGTGCCCCGCATGGTCCTGAAGGCGGGCGGCCGGCTCGACACGCTGGTCCGCCGGGACCGCGCCAAGCTGACCCCTGACCGCGCGCGCTATATTGCGCACCCCGACTGGGTGGTTGCCGCAGGCGCCCTCCCGCCTCCCGAGCTCTGGCGACCCGAAATCGCGACCAGCGACGCTCTGGCCGAAACGGTGCGCTGGTACCGCCGCGAAGGCTGGCTCTGA